GTTTGGCTCATATTCTTCTTCAAATTTCTATTTATTGGTTTCTTGTGGTTCTAGGCTTGTAGGATCAAATATTGGTAGTTCTTGACTTTTGAGTAAATGGAGGGAGGTTTGAAAACAAAACTGTTGCAAAGTGAAGGTGAAAAGCCCAACCAAAATGAGTTACTGCGAGACCGGAACTCAGTTACTGCTCTCAGATGTGATTTCTTCTCCAACTTACCTGACAAAGTCCGGTCTGGCTTTGATCCTGAGGCCCCTTTTCATCTAAACCTCTCTAAAACTACTGGCTTGATAGAAGGTAACTCAGAAACTAACTAtttctttcttgatttcatccGTTCATTTTATTAATCTTGGTGGTTGGCCTGTCTCTTCGTTTGTCAATATTTTTATCAGAACCTTTTCAAATTATACTGTTATTTAGTCTGCTCAGTTTCAGGAATTGTATATATGATGATAAAatagattattttttttttattaagatGATATAGATGAAGTAACCTTCAATTGGGCAAGGCATATTTTCACTAAACATGGTAAGTATTAGTACTGATTGGTTCAAAAGTATAGAGATCGATCTGGAAATTTTGTTCTTCATTGGTTATTAGGTTTATtagatatatacacacacacacaatttctatatttttcttagttccTTTTTGTATCAGGGGAGAAGGAATACTATGAGAAACAATTTGCCACCTTAAGGTCTTTTGAGGAAGTTGACTCTCTAGAGTCACCCAATGTGATTGATGCTGAGCAAGATCGAACAGAACAAGCCCAACATGAGAGAGCAATGAAAATTTCTAATTTGGCAAACACCCTTCTGCTTGCTTTAAAGGTTACATACTTTCATGATCAAGTATATTAAGTTTACTTTTCTCAGTTTTCTGTGATCACACCATATCTGGTGATGGAAACTGTCACACAAAATACGTCCATGTTTTATCAATTTCATCAGAATCATATATTAGTCACTGTAAACCTTTCTTTGCAGTGTGTGACTGCAGCGTGAAGCCCTTGTAATTGTTTGTAGTGATAATGCAGATATATGCTACAGTGAAGAGTGGATCCTTAGCTATTGCAGCTTCAACTCTAGATTCTTTGCTAGATATTATGGCTGGTGGTATACTTTGGTTCACACACTTGTCTATGAAAAACATAAATATCTACGAGTATCCTATTGGAAAGTTGAGAGTGCAACCAGTAGGCATTGTCATATTTGCAGCTGTCATGGCTACTCTTGGTATGTAAGTGTGTGATCGAATACCTTTATCTATATTAATTTTAGGAAGTAGACCGCTTATGTACTTGTAACAGAAATAGATAATGGAAATGTTTTCGATCATATATAGGATCAAAATACTTTCTGTAAATCTAATTCATGCCATTGCAGGCTTTCAAGTTCTTGTCCAGGCCTTAAAACAACTTATCGAAGACACACCCTCCGAAAAGATGACTTCAGAAAAGTTGATCTGGTTGTATGCAATCATGCTGATAGCTACTGGCGTCAAACTTGTTCTTTGGTGGTACTGTAGAAGCTCGGGAAACACAATCGTCCGTGCCTATGCCAAGGTTTATCATTGCTACATGCAATTTATAGCACATGCTAACTTCATATGCCATCTATCATCTTTTATGCTTCATATGCCATATGAAATTTGTAACACATGCTAACTTAATTCACTACTCTTGCTGATGATGATTACCAGGATCATTACTTTGATGTGGTCACAAATGTGGTTGGCTTGGTTGCTGCTGTTCTTGGAGATGAATTCTATTGGTGGATAGATCCAGTTGGTGCTATCGTCCTCGCATTGTATACAATTTCTAATTGGTCCGGAACTGTCCTAGAAAAtgcaggtctctctctctctctctctctctctctctctctctctctctctccctccctccctctcctaTTTGGCAGCATAGGCTGCAACGATTTTGCAGTTGGAACACTAATGTACTCGTACTATTGATTATTTTTCCCACTATAGTCTCTTTGGTTGGACAATCAGCTCCTCCTGAAGTCTTGCAGAAACTCACATATCTCATCCTAAGGCACCACAGTTTAATCAGACGTGTCGACACAGTCAGGGCCTACACCTTTGGGGTTCTCTATTTTGTTGAGGTAGAATACTCAAGTATTTAGTTAAAAGTCCACTACTTCAATATCAGATATATCCTTCCGTTTTCGTTTGGACTAGGCTTAAAGAAAAACTCTCAGACCAACTTGATTTTAGTGTTTTACCAGTTTGGTTTGTGTTACACGAACACATGTCAcagttaaaacttaaaagatACCAAGATAGGAATAATTCAATCATTTCTGGACTGCGTTATGTCCCTGCATAACTGCTAACAGAACTATCATTTACAAAAGCAGGTTGACATTGAACTGCCCGAAGATTTGCCATTGAAAGAAGCACATGCAATTGGAGAATCATTGCAAATAAAGATCGAAGAGCTCCCTGAAGTCGAGCGGGCATTTGTTCATCTGGATTATGAATGTGATCACAAGCCAGAGCACTCTGTTCTAAGTAGGCTCCCCAACAGCCATCCTTGATAGTTGATTCAGAGTTTGCCATGAAATAATACTAATTGTTTTTCTGTTAACTTGATTTGTACCATGAGGAAGTATCAGGAATTGAGAACCTTAGTTTTAATTGAAGTGCAAAGTTGCACCAAGAAGGTTCTGTAGTTTAAAACAAAATCATGTGTGAACAAGCCAGTAACCGTTGGATTTGCTTAGCTCTAGACAAGCCAGGATGCAAATGGAGGAAGTTTTGTGGCTTTTTATGAAGTTACGATAAAACTCCAAATCTGACTAGTGACTAGTTCAGTGGGCTTGATCTCATCCCGATGGGTGAACATGGTACTATGGTAAAGGATTATGGAGATTGAGCTCAAAACCTTTCTTTTATAATAGGTTAGGCATTGTGTTACCTCAGTTGCTACATAAGGTGATATGCAGGTGGCCTAGCATTACTCATAAAATGAAAGTTTTAGAGTCACATGAAGGCTTCTAGAGAGAGTTGATCCTCCTTCTCTCTAAAAATGTTCTCAAACCAAGACATCATTTTGAGTCTCACCACCACAATcctctccaccaccaccaccaccacttttACCTCCACATCCACCATGTCCACCCAGCCTTTATCCAGACCAGATCTACCCATTCCCTCTTTCagtttcttcctctctcttttccttCTACGTCTCCCGATTTCTCCATCTACCCTCCCCTAGCTGCCATCAGGAGCTTTCCCATAACTGGAAGAGCTCTAGTTCTCACCACCCTCATCATCTCTCCACCTCTTCATTTCTTCACCACAATTAATCCAAATCATATCGCATATCAACATATCATCTACCACTTGGCACAGAATTTCCTTCTCTACTGTTTTATTTCTCTCTGTTTGACCTCTTTAGCTTACAGCcaggggcggaaccaggatttgtAACTTGGGGGGGTCGGGACATAGTTAAACATATaactaaaaatgaaacaaaaaaacttCACAACATTTTTCTTTAGACTTCAACTATAGCAAGCAATCTCTTTACAAACGTTATTGTTCAATCCTTACTATGATCTAATGAAActtcaaaactaaaaaattaacCGTAAACCGCAATAAGTTTAAGTGTTGAAcaatagaaaattaaaagaaaagaattccTTATATTTGATTGAATCCTAATAAATGAATTCTTATGAATTTTAGTAAATAATTAATGAGAGGTAAATGCTCTCATCTCTCTTTTTgaccaaaataataataatgagagATAAATAGTATCAGTACAAATAGGGGGGGGGGTCCGATTTGCAAAAACATATAaacttatatataattatacataATTAATGTATTAATTAGTTGTTATGTTCAATTGATTGGGGGGGGGTCTGAACCCCTGCAAACCCTTTACTAGTTCCGCCCCTGCTTACAGCTTTGcagatttttgttaaatttataGAAGGTGTCCAAATTACCTCGGTAATCACTCCCTCTTCGGTTACTCGGTTACTTTTGAGCGTCTTTGGAGAGAGAAATTCTTGGATAGAGACTGCCACGTGGTAGGGCAGTGCGGCCcaccaatcaaaactcaaaaaaaaaaaaaatcttgttcCAAAACTGTCCTCAATTTACAAGGTAAAATATCTAAAATACCCCTCCTGCTAGGCAGTGATTTGAGGGCCGCACTGCCCCACCACGTGGCAGCCCTACCAAAGACCTTCTCCTTTGGAGAAGGTGGTACGATTTGGTGCTTCGGTGGCAAATTCACGTCAAGCGACGACATGAATACTCCAgaatagaggtggcaaacgggcctaGTCATGCTTCATGCcgggcttgggccggcccatttattataatgctgggctcgtgccggcccatttacttaaacattaagcccggcccggcccatggcccgagcccatattgtGGCAGGTcatgctcgtgccgggtcaataacgggccatgctcgtgcctacctattataaagcacgattttaaaatcttaatttgaacaaataaaaattaattttatttaactatttagaaaattaaaataaattaagttatacaacgtttttcttaatcttagctttttaagattagatttctaataattttttatattccactataagaaagaaagaaaaaaaaaactcaaaatatattgtttttagtatattattgtgagattaatctttattaatataatgaagatttagtatctatgaTTATTTCCTTCaatctatagttgtattattatgagattagtctttattaataaacatatatttaatatttagacaaaatacttatgtcaaaacaaggatataatgttttgtttcattattttgacaatataaaaaaaagcattggtggaattgtcatgagattttaaataaaaatgtctcatattcaaatctcatcattgtagttttttaaattttttttttttaaatgaaattttgtgtttgtaacgggccggcccacaatatgtcgtgctcagGCCGTGCCGGGCCTATTACGGGCTTGGACCGGGCCGGGCCAGTGGGCCAATATTTTTAGGCCCGGCACTACCCGAGCACGGCctagcccgacccgttattctaacgtgctcgggtcgtgccgggccactaactgGCTTGGGCAGTGCCGagccgcttttaagcgtgccgggcccgtgccgtgctcgtgcttagtggcccgtttgccacctctactccAGAATAAGTTTTTTGGGCCGGTGAAGTTGATATGAAGGCTGCTAGGATTTTTGGGATTTTCATTTATTATTTGTAAGTTTCTGTCTTGTAATTCGGCCAAGCCCAATATTAACATGTTGAGCCTATGTGTCTTTTATTGCTGAGGCCTTGTGTATCACCATTTTAATCATCTAATATAGCTTACTttgaccccaaaaaaaattatgagtAAATTTATGTCATTAAACTAAATaattttgaacaaaattttACGGTGTTTAGTTACCCAAAAACATGTGAATTTACTGAAGTAATTTGCCTTGAATATTTTATCCGCATATGATTGGACTTTCACGTAGGAAGTCGGAGAAATATAATATATGTTTAAACCATTATCTCATTTCTACTCAATTTCCCAAGTTTACAGTAGCCGGTTTCTGGTAGTAAAAGCAGAGAGGAGCAACCCCAAAGTTTGGAATTGGGAATTACAGCGACAGCCGACAGGAATCGAACTCATAAAGTCAGGGCTTTCGCGGCGTCGAGCTTCAAGTAGGTTTCTTCAGCTTAAAGATTCCAACTTTCAATTTTCTACTCCCTTCTGttcctttacatgttttgaAACTCTTGCTCTTGCTCATTCATTGTTTATATTAATTGTTGGAGAATGGAGGGAAAAGTTGGAGAAAGATGTTAGCTTTGGGTCCTATGTTCTCCTTTTTACTtaaattttgaaactttaatcaAATGAAAACCTGGTAATTGCTGCAATAGGATTCCAATTCATTGAGATGATACTCAGCACATGGGTCTTTAGTTTGAGACTGTTTGAAACTAAGTTGATGGGTAGTTTTGAACTTG
Above is a genomic segment from Rosa chinensis cultivar Old Blush chromosome 3, RchiOBHm-V2, whole genome shotgun sequence containing:
- the LOC112193580 gene encoding metal tolerance protein 4, with translation MEGGLKTKLLQSEGEKPNQNELLRDRNSVTALRCDFFSNLPDKVRSGFDPEAPFHLNLSKTTGLIEGEKEYYEKQFATLRSFEEVDSLESPNVIDAEQDRTEQAQHERAMKISNLANTLLLALKIYATVKSGSLAIAASTLDSLLDIMAGGILWFTHLSMKNINIYEYPIGKLRVQPVGIVIFAAVMATLGFQVLVQALKQLIEDTPSEKMTSEKLIWLYAIMLIATGVKLVLWWYCRSSGNTIVRAYAKDHYFDVVTNVVGLVAAVLGDEFYWWIDPVGAIVLALYTISNWSGTVLENAVSLVGQSAPPEVLQKLTYLILRHHSLIRRVDTVRAYTFGVLYFVEVDIELPEDLPLKEAHAIGESLQIKIEELPEVERAFVHLDYECDHKPEHSVLSRLPNSHP